Part of the Kordiimonas pumila genome is shown below.
CAACGAAGTTTTATATAAACGCAGTTTTGGTACCGCAGAATGGGCCCTGAAAGTACATGCGACACCTGGTACTGTAAAAGTTGATTATACGATGGCTACAATAACGGCATTAGTGTGCTTGTTGTTAACCGTACTGTTTTTTACGTTGTTATTTTTGCAAGGTCAGCGCGCAAATCGTGTTGCAGATATCGTTGACAGGCGCACCCGGGCTTTAAAAGAAGCTCACGATGAACTGGAAGAACATTACAAGCTTTTACAGAATTTGAACCGTGATGTTGAAGAAGCCCGCCGTACTGCGGAATATGCTAATAAAGCAAAATCTGAATTTTTGGCAACGATGAGCCATGAACTGCGAACACCTCTAAATTCAATTTTGGGCTTTTCGCAGTTGCTTTCAGATCAAGCTTTAGGCGAAATTAGCGATCCCCGTTATGTCGATTATGCAAAAGACATATATTCAAGCGGTTCTCATCTTCTGAGCTTGATTAACGATATTCTGGACCTTGCCAAACTTGAGTCTGGGAAAATTGTAATCGAGCAACGCATTGTTTCCGTGAGTGAGTTAGTTAGTCGCGCCATTAGCCTTATAGAACATCAGGCCAACGCTAAAGGGCTAAAAATTTGTACTGAAATACCTGACGATATGCCCAGAATGATTATTGGGGATGAATTAAGGTTGCGCCAAATCCTCATTAACCTTTGCACCAATGCCACCAAGTTTACCATTGAAGGCTCGATTACAATACGAATACATTCAAAATTCTTCAGGGATGGTCGTGCCGGCTGGGTGCTGGAAGTGGAAGATACGGGTATTGGTATTCCTGAAGAAAAACAGAGCGGTCTATTTGACCGCTTTACACAGGTTGATACGGCCTTGTCACGCAGACACGGTGGTGTTGGGCTTGGGCTTGCTATTTGCCGCGAACTTGTGAGCCGTATGCACGGGCATTTATCGGTTCGAAGTATTGTTGGTGTAGGGACTACATTCAGGGTTCATTTGCCTTTGGTAGAGGCAGACGAAGACCTAGACGATGATGACATGATCTAACGAACAAAAACAAACCGTGTTTAGTCTGGAAGGCCGCTGGATTTTTACTTTGATACACGGTAATTGTTATCGCAGATTTACAAAAAGTTAGTCAGGAGTATAAAAATGACCCTATCCATTATTGTAGCAATGGCAAAAAATAGGGTTATAGGGGCAGGTAATAGCTTGCCTTGGCATCTGCCCGCGGATCTCAAATATTTTAAACAAACAACACTGGGCAAATCTATAATAATGGGCCGAAAAACATTCGATTCGATCGGTCGGCCTTTACTAGGGCGTCAGAATATTGTGATTACTCGAAATCAGGAATGGCACCATGATGGTGTAACTGTGGTCGGGTCACTTGTAGATGCCATTAAAGCTAGCAATATGGCTGCAGAAGTTATGATCACGGGTGGTGCCCAAATATATAGAGAAGCCATGGCTGTTGTCGATAAGCTTTATATCACGGAAGTAGATATTGAAGTTGATGGCGATGCCACTTTTCCTGACTTTAACCGCGATGAATGGCAGGAAGTTAGCCGTGACAAGCACAAGGCCGAAGCGGACAAGCCGGGGTATAGTTTTGTCGTTTATACTCGCTTATAGACCGAGGGTCCCTGCAATTTTTTCGGCTATTTTATAATAACTCTGGCTGATAGGGCTTTCTTTATCTGACACGGTGACTGGTGTGCCTTTGTCGCCGGTTTCCCGAAGGCTTATGTGAAGTGGCACTGCACCGAGGAATGGGCAACCAATTGTGCGGGCCACTTCCTGTGCGCCGCCGTGGCCAAAAATATGGCTTTCAGTACCGCAATTTGGGCAAATGTAGGTGCTCATGTTTTCAATAATGCCAAGAATAGGGGTGCCAACTTTCTGGAACATGGAAATTCCTTTTCTGGCATCGATCAGGGCAAGGTCCTGCGGTGTTGAAACAATGATTGCGCCAGAGAGTACGGCCTGTTGCACCATGGAAAGTTGTACGTCACCCGTACCAGGTGGCATGTCCACGACAAGTACGTCGAGCGGACCCCATGCTACGTCTTTAAGAAGTTGCTGTGTCGCGCCCATTACACGGGGGCCGCGCCAAACAACAGGCTGGTCAACATCAATTAAAAACCCGATCGACATAACCTTCATGTCGAAAGCTATTAGGGGCTGAATAACTTTATCTTTAATTTCAGGACGTGCAGTAAGGCCTGTGAGCATGGGCACTGATGGGCCAAATATATCAGCGTCCAGTAAACCAACCTTTAGCCCGTATTTTTGGAGCGCAAGTGCTAGGTTAATACTGGTCGTTGATTTGCCTACCCCGCCTTTGCCACTTGCAACGGCAATAACATGTTTTACTCCCGGGATTTGGGTGGGAGTAGGAGGGGCTTTGGTGGCAGGGGTGACTGTTGGGGCTTTCTTGATAGCGGACATAACCACATTTACAGCAGTTACACCGGGAACTGTTTTTGCTTTTTCTTCTGCAAGGGCGCGCAAAGCTGGTGCATCGTTTGGCGGTGTGTCGCCAAAGTCCAGAACAATACCTACCTGACTGCTGTCAATAATTACGGCACTAACAATACCTGAATCAACAATGTTGGTTGCTTGTGATGTTGGAATAATGGTTTTTAAAACATCTAAAATAGACTTTTTTTGGATTTCAGGCATAAAAACCTCACTGAAAACAAGGAAAATTACCAACGGACGTTGCAGGAGGGCAGTACCTACCATATATAGCTAAACATGACACTGTCTTTCTGCAACAGAATGACACAGCGGTTTACCATGTCGGTAAACCATATGGGAGAAGTATATGCCTTGGCAAAATCAGGGGGGTGATAGGCCTAACCCTTGGGGGAATGGCCCCCGACGTGGTGGATCATCTGGTGGGGGCGAGCCACCGCAATTAGATGAGTTTATTAGGAAAAGTCAGGAACAAATTAAAAAAGCCATGCCCGGTGGCGGTGGTAGTATTGGTTTGATTCTGCTTGTAATTATTGCGATCTGGTTGATCAGCGGAATCTATAGGGTGGAACCAAATGAACAGGGCGTTGTTCTACAGTTTGGTAAACGAACAGAGCTGACTAGCCCCGGCCTACACTGGCATTTGCCATATCCAATTGAAACAGTTGCGGTACGCGGCGTGACGGATGAAAAAACCATATCAATTGGTGGTAAAGGGTCTCGTACGCGTGAAGAAAGCCTGATGTTAACTCAGGATGAAAACATCGTTGATGTTCGTTTTAACGTAGTTTGGCGTATTAAAGATCTTGGCAATTACTTATTTCAGTTGCAAGACCCTGATGGCACTATCAAGTCTGTTGCTGAAAGCGTTGTACGAGAACTTATTGGTCAAAATGGTATCACGCCTATCATTACAACGGCTCGTGGTGAAATCGAAGAGCAAGCATTGCTGCGTATTCAGGAAACACTGGACGAATATCATGCCGGTATAACCGCTTTACGGGTACAGATTATTGAATCTGAAGCACCTGTCGAAGTGAAAGATGCCTTTCTGGATGTACAACGTGCGGAGGCTGACCAGCAACGCTCACGTAACGAAGCAGCAAGATATGCCAACGAAGTTATTCCGAAAGCACAAGGCGAGTCTGAAAAGCTGGTTCAACAGGCAGAGGCTTATCGCGCACAAACTGTCGCTCGTGCTGAGGGTGAGGCAGCAAGGTTCCTTTCTGTTTATAATGAATATATTCAGGCAAAAGATGTAACTCGCAAACGTTTGTATCTTGAAACAATGGAAGAAATTTTGACTGGTATGGATAAGATAATTCTGGGCAGTGAAAATGGTTCTGGTGTTGTGCCGTATTTGTCTCTTGATGAACTTAAAAAGAAAAAAGCAGGGGGGCAAAAATAATGAGCGGGAAACTTATAGGAGCCCTTGTTGCTCTGGTTGTTGCAGGCTTTATAGCCTATAATAGCCTCTTTATTGTTAGCGAGTGGGAACAGGCAATTGTCGTGCAGTTTGGCGAGCCAAAACGTACCGTTGTTGAACCTGGTTTACATGTTAAAACACCTCTCGTTGAACAGGTTATTTATCTTGAAAAACGCATCCTTAGCCTTGACCTTCGGCCGCAGGAAGTACTTGCAAGTGATAAACGCCGCATTGTTGTGGACAGTTTTGCGCGCTACCGTATCGTTGACCCTTTGAAACGGTATCAGGCAGCAGCAAATGACGTAATTGCCAACGACTTGCTAGAAAAGGTAATGGATACAACAGTACGGAACGTGCTTGCTAAAGTACCCATGCAGAATATTGTGTCTGGTGAGCGTTCAGCGCTTATGCATGAAATAAGCGCAATCACAAACCAGCGTGCGGCCTCTTTTGGCCTTGAGGTTATTGACGTACGACTAAAGCGCGTTGACCTGCCGCCACAGAACAGCCAGTCTATTTTCCAACGTATGGAAACTGAACGTCAGCAGGAAGCCGCTGAAAAACGTGCTGAAGGTAACCGTGATGCTGTGAAGATAAAGGCTGATGCAGACCGTCAGGTGGCGGTTCTGGTTGCTGAGGCGGAAAAAAAATCACAGGTTATTCGCGGTGAGGCAGACGGTAGAGCTGTTAAGATCTTTGCAGATGCTTTTGGTAAGGACGAAGACTTTTTCGAGTTTTACCGTACTATGCAAGCATATAAAAAAGCTTTGGGGCAAGAGGATACATCTATCATCCTTTCACCGGATAGTGACTTTTTGAAGCTTTTTGTTAACTCTGGTAAGAAGAAATAAGACAAATGATGGTGTTCCCTTCCTCGAAACTGTTCACTAGTCGCAGGCAGGGAACCATTTGTCGCAAGCTTGGGCCTAAAGGCTTGACGTAAAATAAATTTGGTGTTGCGATGGCTGTGCAGATGGACAAAGTGCCATCTACGGCCAACAAATGGGCCCAATAGTAGAAAAGGAGTATGTGCGTGAGCACCTTTCTAGCAATAACAATCGATAAGCGAGCTACCAATCCCCTAAAGACCCTGATGCTGGGCCTTATGGTTCTGCTTGCTGCCATGTTGTCAGTTAAGCCTGTATCAGCAAGACCCGCGCCTGAGAGCTTTGCTGATCTGGTGGAAAAACTTCAGCCGGCTGTTGTCAATATCTCAACAGTGCAAACAATTGAGCGATCTGAAGGTAAGCGCCCAGAATTGCCAGAAGGTTTGCCATTCGGCGATTTCTGGGATCAGTTCAGAGACCGTTTTGAAGAGGATAATGAGCCGAGGACCGCTCGGTCTCTTGGTTCAGGTTTTATCATTGATCCAACAGGTATTGTGATTACCAACAATCATGTGGTTGAAGAAGCTGATGAAATCACAGTGCTTCTTGAAGACGGTGAAGAGTATAGCGCAACAGTTTTAGGGCGTGATAGCCTCTCAGATGTTGCTGTTCTAAAAATCGAGCCTAAAGAAAAAGGCCAGCTTTTCCCTGCAGTGAAATGGGGCGATTCAGACGTTGAGCGTATCGGCGACTGGGTTGTGGCCATTGGTAACCCATTTGGCCTAGGTGGTACGGTATCCGCAGGTATCGTTTCTGCGCGTAACCGCACAATTAATGCTGGTGATATTGAGTTTATTCAAACAGATGCCCCTATTAACAGGGGTAACTCTGGTGGACCACTCTTTAACATGAAGGGTGAAGTGATCGGTGTTAATACAGCTATCTTTTCGCCTACAGGCGGTAATGTTGGTATTGGGTTCTCTATACCATCGAATGATGCAGCTCGTGTTACACGTGAATTGAAAGAGCACGGCAAGGTTCGTCGTGGGTGGCTCGGTGTTGGCATTCAGCCAATGACCAAAGAACTTGCTGAGGCAATGGGCGCTGATATTACTAAAGGCGCAATTGTTACCCGTGTTGAGCCTGATAGCCCAGCGGCTAAAGCTGACATTCAGGAAGGTGATGTTATCTTCCGCTGGGACGGTAAGCCTGTGGACGATTCAACCACACTTAGTCGTTTGGTTAAGCGCACAGATGTTGATGTCAGTGTTGATGTACAGGTTTTAAGAAAAGGCAAAACTGTCACTCTTAAAGTGAAAACTGGTGAGCTTAAAATTGAAGCAGATGCCAGTGGTAAATCAACAGGCAAGAAATCTGATGATAACATGGAAGATAGCCATACCTTGATTGAAGGCATGGAATTGGCACCGCTTAATGACACAATTCGCCGTAAGTATAATATCGATGCTGAAGTTGAAGGTGTTGCTGTTACTCGTGTGGCCCAGCGTAGTCCTGCGTTTCATGATGGTATCCGTCCTGGTGCCGTGATTGTGCGTGTTAATCAGATTGCGGTTTCCAGTCCGGCTGAGGTTGCTAAATTGGTTGAGGAAGCGCGCGCTGAAGGACGTGAACGGATTCTGGTGCTTGTGTATCTGCGCGGTAATAGTGCGCACATACCGATGAAGCTTCTGAAAGAAAAAGATCAGATCGAAGAATAGTATTCTTGAAAGCTGTAAATGATTTAAAGGGCCGGTTTTCCGGCCCTTTTCTGTTGGGGTATTGAAGTGTTTATTCTGTTATCTCAGCGTCGGTATACCCTTGATAATATAGTAGAGTTCTAAGATCGCCGTATTTTACAGAGCAAGTGGCGGCAGCCTGTGTTTTGGGTTTGGCATGGTAGGCGACGCCTAGGCCTGCTGCTTCAATCATTGGAATATCGTTCGCACCATCCCCAACCGCCATGATTTCATGCTTCCCAAGTTTATGTTCTGCGGCAAGTGCCTTTAATGTTTCAAGTTTGGTATTTGCACCGCATATGGGCATGGCAACAGTGCCGGTAAGTTTACCGTTATCCATTTCCAGAATATTGGCGCGGTTCATATGAAAACCAATAGCCTCAGCCACTTTGCCCGTGAAATAGGTGAAGCCACCAGAGACAAGTGCTGTATAAGCGCCGTTTTTACGCATTGTCCTTACCAGTGCTTTTGCGCCGTCCATTAGATTAATGCGGCCTGCATAGCATTCAGCAAGCTGAGCTTCCGTTAGGCCTTCAAGCAGTGCCACGCGTTCGATAAGGGCTGCTTCAAAATTAAGCTCACCGCGCATGGCGGCTTCTGTAATGGCGGCAACCTTTTCCTTTAGTCCCATAAAGTCTGCTAATTCATCAATGCATTCAACCGTGATCATGGTAGAATCCATATCTGCTAAAAGCAGCTTTTTTTTGCGGTTCAGTGCGGGCTGTAAACACCAATCTAGACCCGAAATACCATTAAGGGTTTCAATAAGCTGATGTTTTGCTTCCTCAAGGCTGCTAAATTCAGCTATGTAATCAATAGCTATTCCTTCTGATAAGATAGTAGGCTTTGCATCACGGCTTCCAAGTTTTTGAAGCACTAGTGTTTCAGCCTCTTTGAGCGAACCGTTTTGATCGGAGGGGGCAACAAGGGTGAGGGCGATGTCCATAGTCATAGTCCTGAATTAACGAGGTAAATGTGAAACAGGTCTTTCTTATTGCAGGTCCAACAGCAAGCGGCAAGTCAGCATTATCGCTTCAACTGGCAAAAGATATTAATGGTATAATTATCAATGCAGATAGCATGCAGGTTTACGATGGTCTACGTATTGTAACGGCCTGCCCATCAGAAGATGATGAAAAACGTGTCCCACACAGGTTATATCGTTTTTTAGACGCACAAGAGACATGTTCAGCTGCTTTTTGGGCAGAGAGAGCCATGGCCGAGATTGAGCGTGCGTGGGCAAAGGGCCTTACACCGATCGTGGTTGGTGGCACCGGTATGTATCTTAAGGTATTGGTGAACGGTATTGCCCATATCCCTGAAATTGACGAAACCGTGCGCGAATTGGTTCGCCATGAATGCACTGAAAAAGGGAGTGAGTATATGCACCAATTGCTTGCTGAGCATGACCCGGTTACGGCTGAGCGCCTATTTCCTGGCGATAGTCAGCGGATATGCCGGGCCCTTGAGGTGTTTCGGTCTACAGGGAAATCTCTTTCTGAATGGCATAAAAATAACGTGCCAGGTCTTCTAAGTGCTGCGAACGAAGCGGGCCATGTTGCCAAGGTGGTTCTTAGCCCTGATCGAAAGACACTTTATGAAAACTGTGACAAAAGATTTGATATAATGTTGCGCGCCGGCGCGCTGGATGAGGTGCGCGAATTGATGCAGCGAAATTTACCTAAAAGTTTGCCTGCCATGAGAGCACTTGGGGTGCCGCAACTAATGGATTATCTTAACGGTATCAATAGTCTTGATGTGGTGACAGAAGAAGCAAAGATGCAAACGCGACGTTTTGCGAAGCGGCAACTTACATGGTTTCGGAACCAGTTTTTTGACTGGTTTTGCATTGATGCGCAATTTTCGGAAAGAAATTTATCTGATATAGTAATAAAAATTCACAAAAAACTATTGACTGAGTAATTTTCGTACAATAAAAAACTGCCAGTCGAAAGTTTCTATAATCTTTGCGCCGGTTTGGCCTTGGTTTGTGAAGGATTGACGCGGACACCCCTGTGTGGGGCGCACATGCGGCGCCCCTTCGTGTTTTTATAGGGGGTGTTTTTGGGTAGGTGCTAAATGCCATTAAACAATAACCTTGCCGAAGTAAAAGGGTGTGCGTTTAAGAAGCAGTAACTATAAAAACAGGACGACAGTATGACTGGCAAGGACAAAAAAATACCATCGGAACCCGCTGAGCAGTTAAGCGGCGCTCAAATGATCCTGAGAGCACTTGGTGAACTAGGTGTTGAGGTGATATTTGGCTATCCGGGTGGTGCAGTCCTGCCTATTTACGATGAAATTTTTAAACAGAACCGGATTAAGCATATTTTGGTTCGCCATGAACAGGCGGCGACGCATGCAGCGGAAGGCTATGCACGCTCAACTGGCAAGCCGGGTGTTGTTTTGGTTACATCAGGCCCGGGCGCAACCAATGCTGTTACTGGTCTGACAGATGCTTTGATGGACAGTATTCCGATCATATGTATTACGGGGCAGGTTGCCCGTCATTTGATTGGTAATGATGCTTTTCAAGAAGCTGATACCGTTGGCATTACGCGGCCCTGTACCAAGCATAACTATCTGGTTAAAGAAACATCTTTACTG
Proteins encoded:
- the hflC gene encoding protease modulator HflC gives rise to the protein MSGKLIGALVALVVAGFIAYNSLFIVSEWEQAIVVQFGEPKRTVVEPGLHVKTPLVEQVIYLEKRILSLDLRPQEVLASDKRRIVVDSFARYRIVDPLKRYQAAANDVIANDLLEKVMDTTVRNVLAKVPMQNIVSGERSALMHEISAITNQRAASFGLEVIDVRLKRVDLPPQNSQSIFQRMETERQQEAAEKRAEGNRDAVKIKADADRQVAVLVAEAEKKSQVIRGEADGRAVKIFADAFGKDEDFFEFYRTMQAYKKALGQEDTSIILSPDSDFLKLFVNSGKKK
- the folA gene encoding type 3 dihydrofolate reductase, giving the protein MTLSIIVAMAKNRVIGAGNSLPWHLPADLKYFKQTTLGKSIIMGRKTFDSIGRPLLGRQNIVITRNQEWHHDGVTVVGSLVDAIKASNMAAEVMITGGAQIYREAMAVVDKLYITEVDIEVDGDATFPDFNRDEWQEVSRDKHKAEADKPGYSFVVYTRL
- the hflK gene encoding FtsH protease activity modulator HflK, producing the protein MPWQNQGGDRPNPWGNGPRRGGSSGGGEPPQLDEFIRKSQEQIKKAMPGGGGSIGLILLVIIAIWLISGIYRVEPNEQGVVLQFGKRTELTSPGLHWHLPYPIETVAVRGVTDEKTISIGGKGSRTREESLMLTQDENIVDVRFNVVWRIKDLGNYLFQLQDPDGTIKSVAESVVRELIGQNGITPIITTARGEIEEQALLRIQETLDEYHAGITALRVQIIESEAPVEVKDAFLDVQRAEADQQRSRNEAARYANEVIPKAQGESEKLVQQAEAYRAQTVARAEGEAARFLSVYNEYIQAKDVTRKRLYLETMEEILTGMDKIILGSENGSGVVPYLSLDELKKKKAGGQK
- a CDS encoding Mrp/NBP35 family ATP-binding protein, coding for MPEIQKKSILDVLKTIIPTSQATNIVDSGIVSAVIIDSSQVGIVLDFGDTPPNDAPALRALAEEKAKTVPGVTAVNVVMSAIKKAPTVTPATKAPPTPTQIPGVKHVIAVASGKGGVGKSTTSINLALALQKYGLKVGLLDADIFGPSVPMLTGLTARPEIKDKVIQPLIAFDMKVMSIGFLIDVDQPVVWRGPRVMGATQQLLKDVAWGPLDVLVVDMPPGTGDVQLSMVQQAVLSGAIIVSTPQDLALIDARKGISMFQKVGTPILGIIENMSTYICPNCGTESHIFGHGGAQEVARTIGCPFLGAVPLHISLRETGDKGTPVTVSDKESPISQSYYKIAEKIAGTLGL
- the miaA gene encoding tRNA (adenosine(37)-N6)-dimethylallyltransferase MiaA, whose protein sequence is MKQVFLIAGPTASGKSALSLQLAKDINGIIINADSMQVYDGLRIVTACPSEDDEKRVPHRLYRFLDAQETCSAAFWAERAMAEIERAWAKGLTPIVVGGTGMYLKVLVNGIAHIPEIDETVRELVRHECTEKGSEYMHQLLAEHDPVTAERLFPGDSQRICRALEVFRSTGKSLSEWHKNNVPGLLSAANEAGHVAKVVLSPDRKTLYENCDKRFDIMLRAGALDEVRELMQRNLPKSLPAMRALGVPQLMDYLNGINSLDVVTEEAKMQTRRFAKRQLTWFRNQFFDWFCIDAQFSERNLSDIVIKIHKKLLTE
- a CDS encoding sensor histidine kinase, whose translation is MHWGKDLRQTIVLAIIVIAGLAITWSLTRVAITAARYESQQTFERKADLMVDRLFRHIESGFIAAEDTYKFFVSVDEKNRGIFQELVKNNSYLNKDRNFVGFSYPLSVDKRSNFTKYMNELYDGRYLLRMPESQLGSAHGQEQMFPLFYVWPEDPTPETGLVGLNIGAEPSLYKFLLETIETGTPGAILLPSFPELDHGQKGMVMLVNPVVNPAGYKGVLIQLLENQAILGDMGTIAEGLILHVKSSWSNEQYSQSYSTQPEIRTKNKLNEVLYKRSFGTAEWALKVHATPGTVKVDYTMATITALVCLLLTVLFFTLLFLQGQRANRVADIVDRRTRALKEAHDELEEHYKLLQNLNRDVEEARRTAEYANKAKSEFLATMSHELRTPLNSILGFSQLLSDQALGEISDPRYVDYAKDIYSSGSHLLSLINDILDLAKLESGKIVIEQRIVSVSELVSRAISLIEHQANAKGLKICTEIPDDMPRMIIGDELRLRQILINLCTNATKFTIEGSITIRIHSKFFRDGRAGWVLEVEDTGIGIPEEKQSGLFDRFTQVDTALSRRHGGVGLGLAICRELVSRMHGHLSVRSIVGVGTTFRVHLPLVEADEDLDDDDMI
- the serB gene encoding phosphoserine phosphatase SerB, which produces MDIALTLVAPSDQNGSLKEAETLVLQKLGSRDAKPTILSEGIAIDYIAEFSSLEEAKHQLIETLNGISGLDWCLQPALNRKKKLLLADMDSTMITVECIDELADFMGLKEKVAAITEAAMRGELNFEAALIERVALLEGLTEAQLAECYAGRINLMDGAKALVRTMRKNGAYTALVSGGFTYFTGKVAEAIGFHMNRANILEMDNGKLTGTVAMPICGANTKLETLKALAAEHKLGKHEIMAVGDGANDIPMIEAAGLGVAYHAKPKTQAAATCSVKYGDLRTLLYYQGYTDAEITE
- a CDS encoding Do family serine endopeptidase; translated protein: MSTFLAITIDKRATNPLKTLMLGLMVLLAAMLSVKPVSARPAPESFADLVEKLQPAVVNISTVQTIERSEGKRPELPEGLPFGDFWDQFRDRFEEDNEPRTARSLGSGFIIDPTGIVITNNHVVEEADEITVLLEDGEEYSATVLGRDSLSDVAVLKIEPKEKGQLFPAVKWGDSDVERIGDWVVAIGNPFGLGGTVSAGIVSARNRTINAGDIEFIQTDAPINRGNSGGPLFNMKGEVIGVNTAIFSPTGGNVGIGFSIPSNDAARVTRELKEHGKVRRGWLGVGIQPMTKELAEAMGADITKGAIVTRVEPDSPAAKADIQEGDVIFRWDGKPVDDSTTLSRLVKRTDVDVSVDVQVLRKGKTVTLKVKTGELKIEADASGKSTGKKSDDNMEDSHTLIEGMELAPLNDTIRRKYNIDAEVEGVAVTRVAQRSPAFHDGIRPGAVIVRVNQIAVSSPAEVAKLVEEARAEGRERILVLVYLRGNSAHIPMKLLKEKDQIEE